DNA sequence from the Tissierella sp. MB52-C2 genome:
ATAGCACCTGCAATAATGCTTGCAATTATAATAACCTTAGTTGTTCTCATACCTGTGTATTTAGCAAAAGCATTATTTAAACCTGTCATTCTAATTTCATATCCCCATTTTGTTCTATACAAGAATATATACGCAAAACATACGGTCAGCAATGCAATTATCAATCCTATGTGTATTCTTGTACCAGGTACTATAACTTTAAGAAGGGATGAATCTTTCATCTTAAAGGATGCTACTCCTGAATAATTCGGATCTCTGTAGTAAAAATTCAATATATATAATCCTATACCATAGAAAATGCTATTAAACATTAGAGATATGACTAGCTCACTAGCATCCCATTTTGCTTTAAAAAATCCTATTAATAGCATTACTATCATTCCAAATAAGCTTCCTGCCGCTATTGCAATAAGAGGGTGTATCACACTTGGTAATGAGAATGTAATACCAACTATTGATGCCAGGAGTCCACTAAAATAAAATACTCCTTCTGATCCTAAATTAAATAAACCAGCTTGAAATAAAACAGACGTAGCCAATCCAGAAAAAATTAGAGGAATAGCCAATTCTACTACATTCCCTATATATCTTGTTTTGGCAATAGGCCCAACAACAAAATAATATATAGTGGATAATGGTTCTTTACTTACTAATAACATAATTATAAAACCTATTAATAAAGAAATAGCTACGGCTACGAAGGTTCGTATAATATCAAACTTTTTCTCAAAATTCATTTACAGCCCTCCCTATCTCTTCAATATTTTGTTTTTTTATACCAAGCATATATAATCCTAGTTCGTCTTCAGTAGTTTGTGAAAGATCATCGAAATATGCAACAATCTCACCTTCATATACAACCAGCAATGAGTCACTTAGTTCCATTGCTTCATTTAAATCAGCACTAACTAACAGAATAGCTGTACCTTGATCCCTCAATCTAATTATTTCCCGATGTATGAAGTCAGCAGCACCTACATCTACCCCTCGTGTTGGTTGTTCTGCAATGAGAACAT
Encoded proteins:
- a CDS encoding ABC transporter permease, producing the protein MNFEKKFDIIRTFVAVAISLLIGFIIMLLVSKEPLSTIYYFVVGPIAKTRYIGNVVELAIPLIFSGLATSVLFQAGLFNLGSEGVFYFSGLLASIVGITFSLPSVIHPLIAIAAGSLFGMIVMLLIGFFKAKWDASELVISLMFNSIFYGIGLYILNFYYRDPNYSGVASFKMKDSSLLKVIVPGTRIHIGLIIALLTVCFAYIFLYRTKWGYEIRMTGLNNAFAKYTGMRTTKVIIIASIIAGAIAGMGGAVEVIGMYDRFKWAALPGLGFDGALVAMLAKNKPGNVIFSALFIAYIRIGADLMARMTNVPSEMVFIMQAVIILLISGGKFLENYRQRMLLKEVNKDA